The following nucleotide sequence is from Rhodospirillales bacterium.
CGAGGCGTTCAGGGCGATTGAGTGTTTCCCATTCAGCTTTCAGCATGCGTATTTTTTCTTCTTCACGCTGAACTGATTGCTCCAGCGCCTCGAGACGCTCCTGAGCATGTTGGACATTTTGCGAGGTGTGGAGCAGTACGGCGCCAGCCAGCCCGACCAGGGCGAAAATTATAAAAGTACGGGGCTTGAGCAGTTTCATGATGCTCCCCCGATATATTGAGCGCCGCGCAGCCGGGCTGAACGCGAACGCGAGTTTTCGGCGATTTCCTGCTCTCCGGGTTTTACAGCCTTGCGGGTGAGGAGTCTGAGTTTTGCGGGATCGTTTTCAGTTTGCGGCAAATAGCGTGAGACTGCCTCAGCACCGGATTGAGAACGGAAAAAGCGTTTGACAAGGCCATCCTCAAGAGAATGGAAGGATATAACAACCATGCGCCCGCCAGGCTTAAGAATGTTTTCAGCCGCATTTAATGCGCGCTCCAGCTCGCCCAGTTCGTCATTCACCGCGATGCGCAGCGCCTGGAATGTACGGGTCGCCGGGTCAATGCCGTCACGGCTTTTGGGGACACAACAACGAACAATTTCGGCAAGCTGGCCTGTAGTTTCTATGGGCGCGGCACGGCGCATCTCAACAATGCGGCGAGCAATCTGGCGAGATTTGCGCTCCTCGCCATATTTATAAATCAGATCGGCCAGCTCTTTTTCGTCCATTTGCGCGATCAGATCCGCTGCGCCTTTACCGCTTTCGGGGTCCATGCGCATATCCAGCGGCGCATCAGCGCGAAAAGAAAAACCTCGCTCAGCCTGATCAAGCTGGAAGGACGATACCCCGAGATCAAGCACGAATCCATCAACCTTCTCAATCCCAGCTCCCGCCAACAAGCTTTCTACATCGCCGAAGCAACCACGCAGGAAGATTAGACGCCCGGCATAATTCCTGCTCAAATCCTCCGCACGTTTGGCTGCATCGGGATCACGATCAATCGCGACGACCGTACAATCGGCTGCATCCAAAATGGCCCTGCTATACCCACCTGCACCAAAGGTCCCATCCACGTAAACACCGCCATCCACAGGGGATAGCGCCGCCAAAACTTCATTTAGCATAACAGGATAATGGCTCAAGCGCTTGAGTCCTTTTATTGAATCAAAACAATGTGTTACGCAGCGATGTGAGAATCGATTCTGGATTCGAAAAGAGGCTTATGAACAAGCCTTGACTCTTTTAGAAGTATCAGAGGAAGAAGAGATTCGTCAATTTATCCGCCGAGTCGCACCTAGAGTTGTCCCCATTTATCTTTTTGTGGAGGAATCGTTTTTGTATTTTATTCTTTCATTTTCAATGAAAAAGAGCGCTCAAACGCCGCGCAATCTTTCGCGAAACGGTTCGCGCGGCCCGCAGTCGTGGGCTTGATAAGAGATAAACTTGCGTTTTGCGGTCAAAATCGGCATAGTGCGCCCTTCAGAAGATCGGGCAGCCGCTGGCCACGCTTTAAACAGTGGGGCGAGAGGAAAGTCCGGGCTTCACGGAAAAACGGCGCCGGGTAACTCCCGGGGGGCGCGAGCCTACGGACAGTGCAACAGAAAGCAAACCGCCGATGGCTGGTTCTCTCGAGAAATCAGTACAAGCAAGGGTGAAAGGGTGCGGTAAGAGCGCACCGCGTGCATGGTAACATCGCACGGCACGGTAAACCCCGCCGGAAGCAAGACCGAATAGGAACGCATGATGGCGTTTTTCCGCGCCGTGTTCGGGTTGGTCGCTTAAGCGTTTCAGTAATGATGCGCGTAGATGAATGGTTGCCGCTCCTTTGGGAGTACAGGACCCGGCTTATAGATTTTCTGAGCTTTATGATTGGCCGCCGCGGGGAAACTCCGGCGGCCTTTCTTCTTTGTCATTGCTTCACCGCCGCTGGCGGTTCGCAATGACGGATGCTGATGGGCCAGAAACTTTATTCAGAATGAATATTCGGTACGCCATGCTGATCAAGCCAGAACCAATCAAAAAGCTCGCCGGGATCTTGTTTGCGGCCCGGGGCGACGTCTTCGTGGCCGAGCACGGTTTTGATTTCGTGGCGGGACATGATGTCCTTGCATAATTTGGCCAATGCGGCCATTTGTTCATGCGGAAACGGGTGATAGCCGAATTCATGGCCCGGGTTGACCAGTTCGATGCCGATGCTGGCGGAGTTGATATCCGTACAGCCTTCCCACTCTGACACGCCCGCATGCCAGGCGCGTTTATCCTCGTCCACGAGTTGGTAGAGAGTGCCGTCTTCGTCAATGACGTAATGGGCGCTAACCTCAGCCTCTGGATTGCAGAGCCGCTGAAGCGCGGCTTGGGCGGTTTTCATGCCGGTATAATGGATGACAATCATCGACGGCGCGCAGTCATCGGCGCGGTCGTTGTAGTTGGGCGAAGTATAATCGTTTAAAATCATGTAACGGTTTCCAATAAACTTACGAATTCGATTGTAACAGATCCCTGCTTTTGCGGGGATGACAAAATGGAAAGACTATGAAATGAACAATTTTTTTGTGCCGGTTTTGATGTTTGCGGGCCTTGTGGTTTTGCTATGGTTTGCGGCCAGCCCGCAGCGGAGCATGGCCGAAAAAGGCTTAGGCCGCGCGCATTTAGGAGGTGATCTGATGGAAATGAAACCCGAAGGCTATCCGGTGGCGATTTTTGCCGGTGGATGTTTTTGGTGCACGGAAAGCGAATATCGCAGCCAGCCGGGTGTGCTGTATACACGCGTGGGCTATATTGGCGGGCATATGGACAATCCGAAATATGAAGATACGCATGGTTCCAAATCCGGCCATGCCGAGGCCGTTGAGGTGACGTATGATCCGGATAAGACCGATTTTCGGGCGTTGCTGATGTTTTTCTTTACCCAAGCCCACGACCCGACGCAGCTCAACCGTCAGGGGCCGGATGTCGGGACGCAGTATCGCTCAGCGGTTTTTTATACCGATGAGGCGCAAAAGCGCCAAGCGCAGGAGGTGATTGATGAGCTTACGGCGGCGAAGCGGTTTGCGAAGCCGATTGTGACGACGCTGGAGCCCGCCGGCACGTTCTGGGAGGCCGAGGATTATCATCAGCGCTATTACGAGAAATATGAGGCAAAAACCGGCCGCCCGCATATTAATGACTGGCTGGCGCGGCAACGGCGGGGGGATTAGGCTCCCCCCTTATGAAGTCATTCCCGCGCAGGCGGGAATCCGCCGCTCAGTTGAAAACTGGATCCCTGCTTTCGCAGGGATGACTTCGCAGAGATTAAGCGGCTTTAACCTGCCCCCGGCTTGAACGGGGGCGGCAATTCAGCCATTATTTCAAGAGATGGATTGCTTCGTCGCTTACGCTCCTCGCAATGACGTTTTGACCCTAGCCCCGCTTATACGGTACAGATGTTAACGGGTATTCAATGACCAGTTTATCCGTTGCTTCGTTGTGGAGATTGAGGGCCTTTATTTCTTCCAAAGTTGTATAGACCTGGCCATGGAAAACAACGAAAACATTATGAGAGGGCTTCAATTCATGTTTCTTCGCCAAATCAACCGCGGTGATTGCAGACATGATATTCATTCCTGAATCCGAGAAGGTGAAACCGGTTGGTAACATGCTCCCTGTTACGGCAACAATTTTGTCTTGAACAACGTCGGTATCGATTAGGATCTCTGCGATTTTCGTGAGCAGATATGTTCCGCATGTGATCAAAATGCGCTCATTCTCAATGGAGGATACAAAATCAAGCAATGCTTCCAAGTCCGCATTTTCCAGGTCGCGGCTGTCTTTTGAGGATAGTTCTGCCGATGCAAATGTATCGGTGTTAATGCCGAATTTACCCTGAAGGTCCTCAATCAAGGTTCTGGAAACATGGCATGGAAACGGGAAAAGAGATTCTTTATTCGGATTATAGCCCGACGAAATTGTACCGCCCATACCGATAAAGGCGAAGCGGTCTTTCTCGTTTTCAAAATCTTTGACGTATCTGAGGATTTTCTGCGCCTGCACCTTATCAGGCTTTACATAGGTTTTCTTTAAAGCCTCTATATCCATCTTCATTCTGGTATTCATGGCATTTCCTTCCTGCATAGCCAAAAATTTATAATATCAGAGTGCTTCTCATGCAATCTCAGGCGGCTTTGGCCTCTTTCACCACGTCGGTGCAGCGGTTGCACAGATCACCGTTTTGAGAGACCTCGGGCAGGACTTTCCAGCAGCGGGAACATTTCTGGCCGGGGGCTTTTTCGATTTTCACGGACGGATCGCCTTCTTTCACCTGAAGATCGGAAACGATGCAGATATCGGCCATTTCCCCGGCTATTGATTTTACATAATGCGATTGTGTGGAGATGGTGGGGAGAGCCTCGAGGGAGGAGCCGAGGGTTTTATCGGCGCGCAGGGGTTCGATGGCTTCAAGAACCGATTTGCGAATTGTCATGATTTCGGCCCACTTCTCGGCCAACTCCGGGTTTTTCCAGCTTTCGGAGATAGTTGGGAATTCGCGCAGGTGGATGGATTCCTCATCTCCAAACACTCCCGCAGGGCGGTGGGACCACGCCTCTTCGGCGGTGAAGACCAGCACGGGGGCCAGCCAGCTTACCAAGCATCCGAAGATTTCGGCCATGACGGTGCGGGTTGCGCGGCGTTCAAAAGAGGCTGGCTCATCGCAATAGAGGCGGTCCTTGCGGATGTCGAAATAAAAGGCGCTGAGTTCTTCGTTGCAGAAATCGTGCAGGGCTTTGGTCAGGCGCATGAAGTCATATTTTTCAATGCAGGTGCGCAGTTTGGTATCCATTTCGGTGAGCTGGTGCAAGACGAGGCGTTCGAGCTCGGGCACGCGTTCGTCGCTCAAATCGACGCGTTCGGCCTCGGTGAAGCCGTCGAGCGCACCGAGCAAGAAGCGCAGCGTGTTGCGGATGCGGCGATAGAGGTCGCCGGTGGTTTTAATGCTGTCCTTGCCGATGCGGATATCTTCGGAGAAATCGCAAGTCAGCGCCCAAAGGCGCAGGATGTCAGCACCAGATTGCTCCATAAGTTTGAGCGGGTCGACGACATTGCCCAGCGATTTGGACATTTTATAGCCCTTTTCGTCGAGCACGAAACCGTGGGTCAGCACGGTGTCATAGGGCGCGGTTCCACGTGTGCCGCAGCTTTCGAGCAGGGATGAATGGAACCAGCCGCGGTGTTGGTCCGAACCTTCGAGGTAGAGGTTAGCCGGGCGCTTGCCTGCCGGGCGGCGCAGATCGTCGCGGTCTTCGCAGACAAAGGCGTGGGTGGAGCCGGACTCAAACCAGACATCGACGATGTCGAAGATTTGCGTGTAATCGGCGGCGTTGTAGTCATTACCCAAGAAATCCTGCGGATTGCGCGACCACCAGGCATCTGAACCTTCGGCCTCGAAAATATCGCCGATGCGGTTGAGGACGGTTTCATCGCGTAAGATTTCGTCGGTTTCTTTATGCACGAACAGAGCAATCGGCACGCCCCACGCGCGCTGGCGTGAGATGCACCAGTCAGGGCGGCCCGCGATCATCGCGCGGATGCGGGCCTCGCCCTTGGCCGGGACCCATTTTGTGTCGCCGATGGCGGTGAGGGCTTTACCCCGCAGATCGTTTTTGTCCATGGAAATAAACCATTGCGGGGTGGTGCGGAAGATCAGCGGGGCTTTGGAGCGCCAGCTATGCGGGTATTCATGTTTGAGCGAGCCTTTGGCCAGAAGTTTGCCGGCTTCGTCCATGGCTTTGAGCACAGCGAAGTTGCCGTCGCCGAGCTTGCCGTCTTGCGTGTAGACCTCAAGCCCCGCAAAAAGCGGAACGTGGGGGCGAAATTTCCCATCATCGGCGACATTATCGGTGACTTCTATGCCGTTGGCGGTGCCGAGATAAAAGTCGTCTTCCCCATGGCCGGGGGCGATGTGGACAAAGCCCGTTCCGGCATCTTCGGTGACGAAATTTCCAAACAGTAAAGGAACATCAAAATCGTAGCCTTGCCCATGAAGAGGATGTTGGCAGGTTGTATTATAAAACAGACCTGAACCTTCTCCGTCACCTACAGGATTAAGGTTTCCCCATGCTCTTAACTTGGACCATCTAATAATTTTAGCTTTTTCTTTTACATCCTCTGCGAGATTTTCGGCTAAGAGTAACCTTTCACCTACAATAGCACGGCTGTCTTCGGCTACTTCCTCTACTTCATATAGCGCATAATGGATTTCGCCAAAGGCGATGGCGCGGTTGGAGGGCATGGTCCAAGGCGTAGTCGTCCAGATCACGACATTAGCACCCTCCAATAATGGCTCGTTGGGGCAATCAATAATAGGAAACTTAATCCAGATGGTGATGGATTTGTGTTCTTTATATTCGACTTCGGCCTCGGCCAGTGCGGTTTTTTCAACCACCGACCACATCACCGGCTTGGCGCCTTTATACAGGCCGCCGTTACGCACGAATTCATGGATTTCGCGTACGATTTTGCCTTCGGCGCGCTTGGTCATGGTCAGATACGGGTCTTTCCAATCGCCGCTGACGCCGAGGCGCTGAAACTGGGCGCTTTGCGTCTCAACCCAGCCCTGGGCGAATTTGCGGCATTCATCGCGGAAGGCCAGTGGGGCGACCTCGTCTTTGTCCTTGCCGGCGTTACGGTATTGTTCCTCGATCTTCCATTCGATCGGCAGGCCGTGACAGTCCCAGCCCGGCACGTAGGGCGCATCATAGCCGAGCATTGAATAGGATTTCACGACAACATCCTTGAGGATTTTGTTCAGCGCGTGGCCCATATGAATATCACCGTTGGCGTATGGCGGGCCGTCATGCAGGACCCAGCGCTCTTTGCCTTTTGTGTTTTCGCGGATTTGGCCATAGAGATCCATGTCCTGCCATTGTTGCAGGATTTCGGGTTCTTTTTGCGGCAGCCCGCCGCGCATCGGAAAGTCAGTTTTGGGCAGGAACACCGTGTCTTTGTATTTGTCTTTATTGTCGCTGTCTTTATTCATTTTTCATAATCCGCTTTCTATCGGGGGCGGGTTTGTGATGGTGTTTCACGTTTTAATGTTGATGGATTGTATATGCAAGAACTCCCGGTCTCTTAAGTCAGAGCCGGGATGATAATTCGGATAATTATGGCGTTTTCTGCGTGCATCGGCGCACTATAGGGTAATTACTGCGGGCAAATCAAGCACGGAAATTTATTAGAAATTCAATGGATACCCATCAAACGTCATGGCAAAAGGATTGGCTTTTTTCTGCATATTCGGTGATGCAGTGCTCGCATATTGGCCGGGATAGGTCTGGCCACTCGACAGCGGCATTCCATCCATCATTGGTCGCGTTACTGTTTCACCCTCCATTCCTTGTGCAGCTTGAGGAAAAGCTGCTTGTCTTAAGGGAACCGCCCCAGCTTGCGCTGTCATCATTTTTCTCCGTAAAATTTACCGTTGGCCGTCAAAAATTCCGAGGACTATGAATCAAAAGGGAGAACGGGTCAAGCTTTTTCGGGCAGCTTTCTTACCACCCCTCATTTTTTCAAAAACGTTAGTTTTCCGTCATTGCGAGGAGCCATAGGCGACAAAGCAATCCAGGAAATCCGGGTGTTCTGGATCGCCGCGCTCCCTCTGGTCGCTCGCGATGACGAAATTGAGGGGTAAGAGCAATTTTGCTCTATCGTCACACAGAAACTTTATGGTAAATTCTGGTGTTTAAAGGCCGGAAACCAGCAGAATTAGAGGGATGTAAAACAGGGCGAAAATGGTGCCGATGAGAATCGTTGTGGCCGCTTTTTCGGGGCTCATGTCGAGCTTTGCGGCAAAGGCGGCGATATTGGCGGCGGGCGGAACGATCGCCATCAGGAAGACCATTTTGTGAATTTCCGGGCCAAACCATCCGGTGACGCCTTGATCGAACAAGATCAGGCCATAGGCCGCTGCGGGCCAAATGATGAATTTTCCGACAAAGGTCAGCGCCAGAAATTTCGGGGCGATGATCAGCTTTTCCGCTTTGGCCAGAGAGGCGCCGATAATCATCATGCCGACCAGCACGTAAGCGCCTTTGAAATGCTCCCAGTAATTGTTAAACAGGGCCGGGAGCTCCGTGCCCGCCATATTGACGCCAAGTCCAGCGATTACGGCATAAATACTGGGGAACTTGAAAAGCTTGATCAGGCTGTCGCGCATATTGAAGCGACCGCGATTGGCGATGTAATACATCACCGTGGCTTCGTAAACCAATCCGCCGACCAGTGCGAAAATGTAAACGCCGACCCATTCCGGATCAAACAGCAGCAGGACTATCGGCAGGCCGAAATAGCCGGTGTTCCCTGCCCCGCCGCACATCGCCAGCAAATTGGCGCGGTGGTCGTCATATATCCTTTGCGCCAGCATGTAATAAAGCAGGGTCAGCCATGAAAACAGCGCAAAGACGATGATCGGCAGAAGGATGTAAACCGGCTGGAGTTCGATTTTTGCGACAAAACCGAAAGCGACGACCGGCATGAGGATGTATATGCCGAGACTGCCGAGACTTTGGCGATCGACATCGAA
It contains:
- the rsmH gene encoding 16S rRNA (cytosine(1402)-N(4))-methyltransferase RsmH, with the translated sequence MLNEVLAALSPVDGGVYVDGTFGAGGYSRAILDAADCTVVAIDRDPDAAKRAEDLSRNYAGRLIFLRGCFGDVESLLAGAGIEKVDGFVLDLGVSSFQLDQAERGFSFRADAPLDMRMDPESGKGAADLIAQMDEKELADLIYKYGEERKSRQIARRIVEMRRAAPIETTGQLAEIVRCCVPKSRDGIDPATRTFQALRIAVNDELGELERALNAAENILKPGGRMVVISFHSLEDGLVKRFFRSQSGAEAVSRYLPQTENDPAKLRLLTRKAVKPGEQEIAENSRSRSARLRGAQYIGGAS
- a CDS encoding N-acetylmuramoyl-L-alanine amidase, with product MILNDYTSPNYNDRADDCAPSMIVIHYTGMKTAQAALQRLCNPEAEVSAHYVIDEDGTLYQLVDEDKRAWHAGVSEWEGCTDINSASIGIELVNPGHEFGYHPFPHEQMAALAKLCKDIMSRHEIKTVLGHEDVAPGRKQDPGELFDWFWLDQHGVPNIHSE
- the msrA gene encoding peptide-methionine (S)-S-oxide reductase MsrA; the encoded protein is MKPEGYPVAIFAGGCFWCTESEYRSQPGVLYTRVGYIGGHMDNPKYEDTHGSKSGHAEAVEVTYDPDKTDFRALLMFFFTQAHDPTQLNRQGPDVGTQYRSAVFYTDEAQKRQAQEVIDELTAAKRFAKPIVTTLEPAGTFWEAEDYHQRYYEKYEAKTGRPHINDWLARQRRGD
- a CDS encoding asparaginase, with product MNTRMKMDIEALKKTYVKPDKVQAQKILRYVKDFENEKDRFAFIGMGGTISSGYNPNKESLFPFPCHVSRTLIEDLQGKFGINTDTFASAELSSKDSRDLENADLEALLDFVSSIENERILITCGTYLLTKIAEILIDTDVVQDKIVAVTGSMLPTGFTFSDSGMNIMSAITAVDLAKKHELKPSHNVFVVFHGQVYTTLEEIKALNLHNEATDKLVIEYPLTSVPYKRG
- a CDS encoding isoleucine--tRNA ligase, whose protein sequence is MNKDSDNKDKYKDTVFLPKTDFPMRGGLPQKEPEILQQWQDMDLYGQIRENTKGKERWVLHDGPPYANGDIHMGHALNKILKDVVVKSYSMLGYDAPYVPGWDCHGLPIEWKIEEQYRNAGKDKDEVAPLAFRDECRKFAQGWVETQSAQFQRLGVSGDWKDPYLTMTKRAEGKIVREIHEFVRNGGLYKGAKPVMWSVVEKTALAEAEVEYKEHKSITIWIKFPIIDCPNEPLLEGANVVIWTTTPWTMPSNRAIAFGEIHYALYEVEEVAEDSRAIVGERLLLAENLAEDVKEKAKIIRWSKLRAWGNLNPVGDGEGSGLFYNTTCQHPLHGQGYDFDVPLLFGNFVTEDAGTGFVHIAPGHGEDDFYLGTANGIEVTDNVADDGKFRPHVPLFAGLEVYTQDGKLGDGNFAVLKAMDEAGKLLAKGSLKHEYPHSWRSKAPLIFRTTPQWFISMDKNDLRGKALTAIGDTKWVPAKGEARIRAMIAGRPDWCISRQRAWGVPIALFVHKETDEILRDETVLNRIGDIFEAEGSDAWWSRNPQDFLGNDYNAADYTQIFDIVDVWFESGSTHAFVCEDRDDLRRPAGKRPANLYLEGSDQHRGWFHSSLLESCGTRGTAPYDTVLTHGFVLDEKGYKMSKSLGNVVDPLKLMEQSGADILRLWALTCDFSEDIRIGKDSIKTTGDLYRRIRNTLRFLLGALDGFTEAERVDLSDERVPELERLVLHQLTEMDTKLRTCIEKYDFMRLTKALHDFCNEELSAFYFDIRKDRLYCDEPASFERRATRTVMAEIFGCLVSWLAPVLVFTAEEAWSHRPAGVFGDEESIHLREFPTISESWKNPELAEKWAEIMTIRKSVLEAIEPLRADKTLGSSLEALPTISTQSHYVKSIAGEMADICIVSDLQVKEGDPSVKIEKAPGQKCSRCWKVLPEVSQNGDLCNRCTDVVKEAKAA
- a CDS encoding AEC family transporter — translated: MDIFTTLFTNLIPLYMLIGLGWIAGRYFDVDRQSLGSLGIYILMPVVAFGFVAKIELQPVYILLPIIVFALFSWLTLLYYMLAQRIYDDHRANLLAMCGGAGNTGYFGLPIVLLLFDPEWVGVYIFALVGGLVYEATVMYYIANRGRFNMRDSLIKLFKFPSIYAVIAGLGVNMAGTELPALFNNYWEHFKGAYVLVGMMIIGASLAKAEKLIIAPKFLALTFVGKFIIWPAAAYGLILFDQGVTGWFGPEIHKMVFLMAIVPPAANIAAFAAKLDMSPEKAATTILIGTIFALFYIPLILLVSGL